One Peribacillus simplex NBRC 15720 = DSM 1321 genomic region harbors:
- a CDS encoding DnaJ family domain-containing protein, translated as MGKEHGHVNWMDQIFKEYERDGGLKNNPGFGKPIPESALSGNIYDNFLTKAKDAGYVPLWIKWQKEIREELSGLVRLKKMNGPEFELVKRIDEINEKVRTYNAVCPAQMQRREIELDSIEIQYEKWK; from the coding sequence ATGGGCAAAGAACACGGGCATGTAAACTGGATGGATCAGATTTTTAAGGAATATGAAAGAGACGGCGGGCTGAAGAATAATCCTGGCTTTGGAAAACCGATTCCGGAGTCGGCGCTATCGGGAAATATATATGATAATTTCTTGACGAAGGCCAAGGATGCCGGCTACGTTCCACTTTGGATAAAATGGCAAAAAGAAATTCGGGAAGAGCTATCCGGATTGGTTCGTTTGAAAAAAATGAATGGACCCGAATTTGAATTAGTGAAACGAATTGATGAAATAAATGAGAAAGTCCGTACATATAATGCGGTTTGTCCAGCCCAAATGCAGCGCAGGGAAATAGAGTTGGACAGCATCGAAATTCAATATGAAAAATGGAAGTAA
- a CDS encoding DedA family protein — protein sequence MDIVKDLISNYGYFAIYGLLAIGIIGLPVPDEFMMTFVGYLSSISVLNVQGAFLVSFLGSISGMLISYFIGKKVGKPFLRKHGKWIKMTPARLEKLEKWFNKYGPWTIIIAYFIPGVRHFASYISGMNGMGKRKYFIFAGAGAFSWCLVFTTFGYFIGVLT from the coding sequence ATGGATATAGTAAAAGATTTAATATCAAACTATGGTTATTTTGCGATATATGGACTGTTGGCAATTGGGATTATTGGCTTGCCGGTACCTGATGAGTTCATGATGACTTTTGTCGGCTATTTGTCATCCATTTCCGTTTTGAATGTTCAGGGAGCATTTCTTGTCAGTTTCCTTGGATCGATATCAGGGATGCTTATCAGTTATTTCATCGGGAAAAAGGTGGGGAAGCCTTTTTTGAGGAAGCATGGTAAGTGGATCAAAATGACCCCCGCGAGGTTGGAAAAATTGGAGAAATGGTTCAATAAATACGGTCCTTGGACCATTATCATAGCCTATTTCATCCCAGGAGTCCGTCACTTCGCCAGTTATATTTCCGGTATGAATGGAATGGGGAAACGAAAGTACTTTATCTTTGCAGGAGCAGGGGCTTTCAGCTGGTGTTTGGTATTTACGACTTTTGGCTATTTCATTGGTGTGTTAACTTAA
- the thpR gene encoding RNA 2',3'-cyclic phosphodiesterase — MNTHFFFALVLPDDIKAYLNAVTEQLKLDFPFKKWLHPADYHITMAFLGNAPDTLKEDALGRVESELANEASFGLELGDIGGFGRSESPRILWAGVNQQERLFAIQRKVYNSCIEAGFELDKKPFKPHITLARKFEGDSPFSLESVRQIANLEDKHFEADQVALYQTHLGASPSYEKIFTINLQK; from the coding sequence ATGAATACTCATTTTTTCTTTGCTTTAGTATTGCCTGATGATATTAAGGCTTATTTAAATGCTGTTACGGAACAACTAAAGCTAGACTTTCCATTTAAGAAATGGCTGCATCCAGCCGATTATCATATTACGATGGCATTTTTGGGCAATGCTCCCGATACATTGAAAGAGGATGCTTTGGGGCGTGTGGAAAGCGAGCTTGCCAATGAGGCCTCATTCGGCTTGGAACTCGGCGATATCGGCGGTTTTGGCAGGAGTGAGAGTCCAAGGATTCTATGGGCAGGCGTCAATCAGCAAGAAAGGCTTTTTGCCATTCAAAGGAAAGTCTATAATTCTTGTATCGAAGCGGGTTTTGAACTTGATAAAAAGCCGTTTAAGCCTCATATAACGCTGGCAAGAAAATTCGAGGGGGATAGTCCCTTTTCGTTGGAGAGCGTTCGCCAGATAGCGAATTTGGAGGATAAGCATTTTGAAGCAGATCAGGTTGCGTTATATCAAACACATCTTGGAGCTTCCCCTTCATACGAGAAGATTTTCACGATAAACCTTCAAAAATAG
- a CDS encoding DUF4064 domain-containing protein, protein MKRTWEFSLSIIGVSIAAIFLIVTIIAAVYLNSIDLKDMMDYSLMTDSEFSSSEVDMSIKLFMGLLWAGIISLFIALAGGLIAIFLLKGGKAKGAGILLIITGILTIFHVWPLIFFIVPGIMCLVRKQRETVEVIV, encoded by the coding sequence ATGAAACGGACATGGGAATTCTCATTAAGTATCATAGGCGTGAGTATCGCTGCGATTTTTTTAATCGTGACGATCATAGCGGCCGTTTATCTCAACAGTATCGATTTGAAAGATATGATGGACTACTCATTAATGACAGATTCTGAGTTTTCCTCGTCTGAGGTAGATATGTCAATCAAGCTGTTCATGGGCTTACTATGGGCGGGGATCATATCGTTGTTCATTGCTTTGGCAGGAGGCTTGATCGCTATCTTTCTATTAAAAGGCGGCAAAGCGAAGGGAGCCGGAATCTTATTGATCATTACGGGCATTCTGACGATCTTTCATGTTTGGCCGCTTATCTTCTTCATCGTACCGGGAATCATGTGCCTAGTAAGGAAGCAGAGGGAAACGGTGGAAGTGATCGTATGA
- the pepV gene encoding dipeptidase PepV yields MSELNWREEVEKRKMDLLLDTQNLLKIKSVLDEEHPTEEAPFGKGVKEALDFMLQLGEKDGFTVKNVDNVAGHIEMGEGEELIGILCHVDVVPEGDGWSSDPFGAEIRNGRIYARGAIDDKGPTMAAYHAMKLVRELGEPLNKRVRMIIGTDEESNWRCVDRYFEVEEMPSIGFAPDADFPIISAEKGIWDFSVIHPADAGNGTNSNVNVIKFSSGRRTNMVPDFATAIVEAANPAEVAANYQDYLQKYSLKGQAVPQKNQVLLEMNGVSAHAMEPKNGKNAGLHLAVFLADLTLDPHAKAYFTFIKDRLFGDSRGNNLGVAYSDEQTGELTVNAGVFNYSKQGDSSIGFSMRYPVTFEWEQQKAALEERLAAYNLKVKTNSHSTPHYVDSESFLIKTLQEVYEAETGDKAELLSIGGGTYARSLKEGVAFGPLFPGSEDIAHQKDEYIDIEDMLKATSIYARAIHELAK; encoded by the coding sequence TTGAGTGAATTGAATTGGCGAGAAGAAGTTGAAAAACGAAAAATGGACTTATTGCTGGACACACAAAACTTATTGAAAATAAAAAGTGTACTGGATGAAGAACATCCGACAGAGGAGGCCCCATTCGGTAAAGGGGTGAAGGAAGCGCTTGATTTCATGCTTCAATTAGGCGAAAAAGACGGTTTTACTGTGAAAAATGTCGATAATGTCGCTGGTCATATCGAAATGGGTGAAGGCGAGGAGTTAATCGGGATATTATGCCATGTCGACGTGGTACCTGAGGGAGATGGCTGGAGTTCGGATCCGTTCGGCGCTGAAATCCGCAATGGCCGCATATATGCTCGTGGGGCGATCGATGATAAAGGGCCGACGATGGCTGCCTATCATGCGATGAAGCTGGTCCGGGAGCTCGGAGAACCTTTGAACAAACGTGTGAGGATGATCATTGGAACCGATGAAGAATCGAACTGGCGCTGCGTTGACCGGTACTTTGAAGTGGAGGAAATGCCCTCGATCGGTTTCGCACCAGATGCTGATTTCCCGATCATCAGTGCGGAAAAAGGAATCTGGGATTTCTCGGTTATACACCCTGCCGATGCAGGAAATGGCACGAACTCAAACGTGAATGTTATAAAATTTTCTTCAGGTCGAAGGACGAATATGGTACCGGATTTTGCTACGGCTATTGTGGAAGCGGCTAACCCTGCTGAAGTGGCTGCAAACTATCAGGATTATTTGCAAAAATACTCATTGAAGGGGCAAGCCGTTCCGCAAAAAAATCAAGTGCTGCTTGAAATGAATGGTGTCTCGGCACACGCGATGGAACCGAAAAATGGAAAGAATGCAGGTCTCCATTTAGCCGTATTTTTAGCTGATCTTACTCTTGATCCGCATGCGAAAGCCTACTTCACTTTCATTAAGGATCGTTTGTTTGGAGATTCCCGCGGAAATAATTTAGGTGTGGCTTATTCGGATGAACAAACAGGAGAATTGACGGTCAATGCCGGCGTTTTCAATTATTCTAAACAAGGGGACAGCTCGATTGGTTTCAGTATGCGTTATCCGGTGACGTTCGAGTGGGAACAGCAAAAGGCGGCATTGGAAGAAAGACTTGCGGCATATAATTTGAAAGTGAAGACCAATTCGCATTCAACTCCACATTATGTGGACAGTGAAAGCTTCTTGATTAAGACGTTGCAGGAAGTTTATGAAGCGGAGACAGGTGATAAAGCTGAACTCCTTTCGATTGGCGGCGGCACATACGCCCGTTCATTGAAAGAGGGCGTTGCTTTCGGCCCGCTTTTCCCTGGCAGCGAAGACATTGCGCATCAGAAAGATGAATATATTGATATTGAAGATATGCTTAAGGCTACGTCCATTTATGCACGTGCCATTCATGAATTGGCTAAATAA
- a CDS encoding SDR family NAD(P)-dependent oxidoreductase has translation MGRLTNKVAIITGGASGMGREMVDLFTKEGAQVIAADINEKAVAVVNELDNVHGAVLDVSSDESWKKMTDEVIAKFGKIDILVNNAGISTEKGINDTTLADWQLMLSINGFGPFLGMKHVVPHMAKEGKGAVVNISSFTAQIGMGLNSYSASKGAVRAISKAAATQYGRMGVRVNAVFPGIIETPMTQKLEESKELVNQMIKATPLQRLGQPADIANAVLYLASDDASYVTGAELVIDGGYSAQ, from the coding sequence ATGGGAAGATTGACTAATAAAGTAGCCATTATCACTGGCGGTGCATCTGGTATGGGCAGGGAAATGGTAGACCTATTCACAAAAGAAGGAGCACAAGTCATTGCTGCTGATATCAATGAAAAAGCTGTAGCTGTTGTGAATGAACTGGATAACGTCCATGGAGCTGTACTTGATGTATCTTCAGACGAAAGCTGGAAAAAGATGACGGATGAAGTTATCGCTAAATTTGGCAAAATCGACATTTTGGTTAACAATGCCGGTATCTCAACGGAAAAAGGCATTAACGATACGACATTGGCCGATTGGCAGCTAATGTTAAGCATCAATGGATTTGGACCATTCCTTGGAATGAAACACGTTGTTCCTCACATGGCTAAAGAAGGTAAAGGCGCAGTTGTGAACATTTCTTCCTTTACTGCTCAAATCGGAATGGGCTTAAACTCTTATTCAGCTTCAAAAGGTGCCGTTCGTGCCATTTCCAAGGCTGCCGCAACGCAATATGGCCGCATGGGCGTCCGTGTCAATGCCGTATTCCCTGGTATCATCGAAACACCAATGACACAAAAATTAGAAGAGTCAAAAGAATTAGTCAACCAAATGATCAAGGCAACTCCATTACAACGTTTGGGTCAGCCGGCGGATATTGCAAATGCCGTACTTTATCTAGCATCCGATGACGCTTCATACGTAACTGGTGCCGAGCTAGTCATCGACGGTGGATACTCAGCTCAATAA
- a CDS encoding MATE family efflux transporter, giving the protein MNNRMYLSLAIPLTISTMSTPLLGAVDTAVVGKLSDPAYIGGVAVGTIIFNTMYWLFGFLRVSTSAFAAQAEGARDENQSLMALIRPFFIAAIIGLLFIVIQKPILNVSLGAIGPESDVSAFAADYFGIRIWGAPFALLNYVILGWLIGKSRIKTSLFIQVFMNVINIVLCLVFVNGFSWSVSGVAAASLISEISAFLLGLWVIWKAVNVPDSFSFREGFDRASLKKMMVVNRDLFIRTICLITVFNFFTAKGATFGTETLAANAVLIQIHYLMAYCFDGFANASSLLVGKAIGSRDINLYKKTLSLSARWGLYASFILAVSYYLFSDKVILLFTNIPGVIELAHEYGLWIVLFPFSAFIGLIFYGVFTGATEAVPVRNSMLLALLAFLFVQFTAVPHHGNHGLWLAFLAFSLGRSVFLALYIPRLNRKVTKLMNDDSLMKSSSF; this is encoded by the coding sequence ATGAATAACAGAATGTATCTTTCCTTGGCCATTCCGCTTACGATTTCGACGATGAGTACGCCCTTGCTCGGTGCGGTCGATACGGCTGTGGTTGGAAAGTTGAGTGATCCCGCTTATATTGGCGGGGTGGCTGTCGGAACCATAATTTTTAATACGATGTATTGGCTTTTCGGTTTTCTACGGGTCAGTACATCTGCCTTTGCTGCACAAGCGGAGGGGGCACGGGATGAAAATCAAAGCCTAATGGCCTTGATTCGGCCTTTTTTCATTGCAGCGATCATCGGCCTGCTTTTTATCGTGATCCAAAAACCCATTTTGAATGTTTCGTTAGGCGCAATCGGTCCGGAATCAGACGTTTCCGCCTTTGCCGCAGATTATTTCGGCATCCGGATATGGGGTGCACCTTTTGCATTATTGAACTATGTCATCTTAGGCTGGTTAATCGGGAAATCCAGGATAAAAACATCTTTGTTCATTCAAGTTTTCATGAACGTGATCAATATTGTCTTATGCCTCGTTTTTGTAAATGGCTTTTCGTGGTCTGTATCAGGGGTTGCTGCCGCTTCATTGATATCAGAGATTTCCGCTTTTTTACTGGGCTTGTGGGTGATCTGGAAAGCGGTTAACGTACCGGATTCATTTTCATTCCGGGAGGGGTTCGATCGGGCTTCCCTGAAAAAAATGATGGTGGTCAACAGGGATTTATTTATCAGGACCATTTGCCTGATCACGGTTTTCAATTTTTTTACGGCCAAGGGAGCCACTTTCGGGACAGAGACACTGGCGGCCAATGCCGTACTCATTCAAATCCATTACCTGATGGCCTATTGCTTTGATGGCTTCGCGAACGCGTCGAGTCTTCTGGTCGGAAAGGCGATTGGTTCGAGAGATATAAACCTTTATAAAAAAACACTCTCACTATCGGCGCGGTGGGGCTTGTATGCTTCGTTCATACTTGCCGTATCTTACTATCTATTTAGCGATAAGGTCATTCTCCTTTTCACGAATATTCCCGGGGTCATCGAACTGGCCCATGAATATGGACTTTGGATAGTCCTATTCCCATTCAGTGCCTTTATCGGACTCATTTTTTATGGAGTGTTTACCGGTGCGACTGAAGCCGTTCCTGTTAGGAACTCAATGCTCCTTGCACTATTGGCTTTTCTATTTGTCCAATTCACAGCAGTCCCGCATCATGGCAATCATGGATTATGGCTTGCATTCCTGGCTTTCAGTTTAGGACGTTCCGTGTTTTTAGCATTATACATCCCAAGGCTAAACCGAAAAGTAACAAAGCTTATGAATGACGATAGCTTAATGAAATCATCTTCTTTTTAA
- the lepB gene encoding signal peptidase I, producing MNKKQREGLRLEKRKEVFSWIKAILIAVILAFLIRTYIFAPIVVDGESMMPTLQDHERIVLTKFGTNIDNIDRFDIVVFHATVDKDYIKRVIGLPGDHIEYKDDTLYINGKAYEEPYLDKYKNQMEAGVPLTESFKLEDISGSTTVPEGQLFLMGDNRQNSLDSREIGTISVDEIVGKANLVYWPINEIKLVK from the coding sequence ATGAATAAAAAACAGAGAGAGGGACTTCGATTGGAAAAAAGAAAAGAAGTTTTTTCATGGATAAAAGCGATATTGATTGCAGTCATTCTAGCTTTTTTAATTCGAACGTATATTTTTGCACCGATTGTCGTGGACGGTGAGTCAATGATGCCGACTCTGCAAGATCACGAAAGAATTGTTCTCACCAAGTTTGGAACGAATATCGATAATATAGACCGGTTTGATATTGTCGTTTTTCATGCAACGGTAGATAAAGATTATATAAAAAGGGTTATTGGTCTGCCAGGTGACCATATTGAATATAAAGACGATACGCTTTATATTAATGGGAAAGCTTATGAAGAACCATACTTGGACAAATATAAGAATCAGATGGAAGCAGGAGTGCCACTGACTGAATCCTTCAAGCTCGAAGATATTTCAGGCAGCACGACAGTGCCGGAAGGCCAGCTGTTCCTTATGGGGGACAATCGTCAAAATAGTTTGGATAGCCGTGAAATCGGAACGATTTCAGTCGATGAAATTGTAGGCAAGGCGAATCTAGTGTATTGGCCGATCAACGAAATAAAGCTTGTGAAATAA
- the dat gene encoding D-amino-acid transaminase has translation MGKIIFNGDLKSRSEVKVDIEDRGYQFGDGVYEVIRVYNGELFAGDMHLNRLMDSAKLIQMKVPFTAAEIKTRVKELITEDQLKDGIVYMQLTRGASPRTHSFPTAEVEPVFIAYTKEIPYTGKMKPGVKAVTTDDIRWLRCNIKSLNLLGNIMAKQQAVEAGCDEAIQHRDGTVTEGSSSNVSIVVDGLLKTHPATNLILNGITRQVMLKLCADHGIPYVEEAFTVEDMMAADEVLYTSTSVEVTPIVNIDGQSIATGEPGTITQRLQKLFSEEIEKQCGSVK, from the coding sequence ATGGGAAAAATCATTTTTAACGGCGACCTTAAAAGCAGGTCCGAAGTAAAGGTAGATATTGAAGACCGGGGATATCAATTCGGTGATGGCGTTTATGAAGTCATCCGGGTTTATAATGGCGAATTATTTGCGGGGGACATGCATCTGAACCGGCTGATGGACAGTGCGAAGTTGATACAGATGAAAGTTCCCTTTACTGCAGCGGAAATCAAAACCCGCGTGAAAGAACTGATTACTGAAGATCAACTGAAGGACGGTATCGTCTATATGCAGCTGACAAGGGGAGCATCGCCGCGTACACACTCTTTTCCAACTGCAGAGGTGGAACCGGTCTTTATTGCCTATACCAAGGAAATTCCTTATACAGGAAAAATGAAGCCAGGGGTCAAGGCTGTTACCACCGACGATATACGCTGGCTTCGCTGTAATATCAAGAGTTTAAATCTACTGGGTAATATAATGGCTAAACAGCAAGCGGTCGAAGCCGGTTGTGATGAAGCGATCCAGCATCGTGATGGTACGGTGACGGAGGGAAGTTCGTCAAATGTCTCAATCGTGGTGGATGGGCTACTTAAAACGCATCCGGCCACAAACTTGATCCTGAATGGAATTACCCGTCAGGTGATGCTGAAACTTTGCGCTGATCATGGGATTCCCTATGTCGAAGAAGCCTTCACGGTCGAGGACATGATGGCAGCCGACGAAGTCCTTTATACCAGCACAAGCGTCGAAGTGACACCAATTGTTAATATCGATGGCCAATCGATTGCAACCGGGGAACCCGGTACGATAACCCAAAGGCTGCAGAAACTGTTTTCCGAGGAAATCGAGAAGCAATGCGGTTCCGTTAAATAG
- a CDS encoding transglycosylase SLT domain-containing protein gives MKIPLMKVGALTCLTLGLFNGQAFAESGISNACSSFGEIQPNGNPTHKQINCLLTNAAIEAEIPPEVVKAVATQENGDWRQFNEDGTPVKSDDGGIGLMQLTNKSGYDQKKLENDIVYNIEAGVEVLSGMYSRRDLPKIKDAGRRVIENWYFPVMAYNGTKPVNSPLYQENGKINVNAYQEEVFAEIENQSYLNDTKLAKYPFKTSDFQYDRDSTGNIIFTNLVYTLTEQTHDSVYWFKAGDKVVTTSSANIRKEISTTAGAVSVPPNTSLIITGNFNYHESKGNKFVFYPVQTEDGKIKGYVSSAYISNRLSIVAPI, from the coding sequence ATGAAGATACCTTTAATGAAGGTTGGGGCACTGACCTGTTTAACACTCGGTTTGTTCAATGGACAGGCTTTTGCGGAGTCTGGAATAAGCAATGCGTGTTCATCATTCGGTGAGATTCAACCAAATGGAAATCCTACCCATAAGCAGATCAACTGCTTACTGACGAATGCGGCAATAGAGGCTGAAATCCCCCCTGAAGTAGTAAAAGCGGTGGCTACGCAGGAAAACGGGGATTGGAGGCAATTTAATGAGGACGGTACACCGGTTAAATCCGACGATGGCGGTATCGGTCTAATGCAGCTTACCAATAAAAGTGGGTATGACCAGAAAAAGCTGGAAAATGATATAGTCTACAATATAGAGGCAGGCGTCGAGGTCCTGAGTGGCATGTATTCAAGAAGGGACTTGCCCAAGATCAAAGATGCAGGACGCAGGGTCATCGAAAACTGGTATTTTCCTGTCATGGCATACAATGGGACAAAACCGGTTAACAGTCCTCTTTACCAGGAGAACGGGAAAATAAATGTGAATGCCTACCAAGAGGAAGTTTTTGCTGAGATAGAAAACCAAAGTTATTTGAATGATACAAAACTGGCAAAATATCCATTTAAAACATCGGATTTTCAATATGATCGGGATAGCACTGGAAATATCATCTTTACAAATCTTGTATACACACTGACAGAGCAAACACATGACTCTGTTTATTGGTTCAAGGCTGGAGACAAAGTGGTGACGACATCAAGCGCGAATATCAGGAAAGAAATAAGCACTACGGCAGGTGCAGTATCTGTTCCACCAAATACAAGCTTGATCATCACAGGAAATTTTAACTATCACGAATCTAAAGGAAATAAATTTGTTTTTTACCCCGTACAAACGGAAGACGGGAAGATTAAGGGGTATGTTTCATCGGCTTACATATCCAATAGACTATCGATTGTCGCACCTATCTAG
- a CDS encoding Nramp family divalent metal transporter codes for MSDVLHQSSSRGIKKLLPYLGPAFIAAVAYIDPGNYATNITAGSKYGYALLWVIFASNLMAVLIQSLSAKLGIATGKNLPELCRGKFSKKTSFLLWIQAEAVIMATDLAEFIGAALGIYLLFDLPLITSALIAAIGSFAILEIQRRGYRTFEALITVMIFVVVIAFGAQVFYAKPDTSAVVLGLFTPKFEGVDSILLSAGMLGATVMPHAIYLHSSLTQKRIVGINDLERKRIYRFELIDIVIAMLIAGAINAAMVIVSAALFYKNGILVEDLDVAYQQFGDMLGPSVAMFFGIGLLFAGLSSSSVGVMTGDVVMQGFIKRHIPIYLRRVISTIPPLIIILWGVNPSKALVVSQVVLSFGIAFALVPLIMFTSNKKIMGNLVNHKITSSVAWLIAVLIIGLNLFLLYETLLS; via the coding sequence ATGTCCGATGTGTTGCATCAATCTTCTTCGAGAGGAATCAAAAAACTGCTTCCCTATCTAGGACCTGCCTTTATAGCAGCTGTAGCCTATATTGATCCAGGGAATTATGCTACCAATATTACAGCCGGATCTAAATATGGCTATGCGTTATTATGGGTTATCTTCGCATCCAATTTAATGGCTGTGCTAATTCAATCACTATCAGCCAAATTGGGGATAGCCACGGGAAAGAATCTTCCAGAGCTATGCAGGGGAAAATTTTCGAAAAAAACATCGTTCTTATTATGGATTCAAGCCGAAGCTGTTATTATGGCAACCGACCTAGCTGAATTCATAGGAGCGGCACTAGGAATTTATTTGCTATTTGACTTACCGCTTATCACATCGGCATTAATTGCAGCGATTGGATCCTTTGCCATTTTGGAAATCCAGCGCAGAGGTTATCGAACATTCGAAGCTCTGATCACGGTCATGATATTTGTAGTAGTGATTGCTTTTGGTGCTCAAGTTTTTTATGCAAAACCTGACACTTCAGCCGTTGTTTTAGGACTCTTCACTCCAAAATTCGAGGGAGTGGACAGTATTTTGCTATCGGCCGGTATGCTTGGAGCTACCGTTATGCCACATGCGATTTACCTTCATTCCTCTTTAACTCAAAAGAGAATAGTCGGTATAAACGATTTGGAAAGAAAAAGGATATATCGTTTTGAGCTAATTGATATTGTCATCGCCATGTTGATTGCAGGTGCGATCAATGCCGCAATGGTCATTGTTTCAGCTGCCCTATTTTATAAGAATGGAATACTTGTAGAGGACTTGGATGTTGCTTATCAACAATTCGGTGACATGCTTGGACCATCAGTCGCGATGTTTTTTGGAATAGGATTGTTATTTGCCGGTTTATCCAGCTCATCCGTTGGTGTAATGACAGGTGATGTAGTCATGCAGGGATTCATTAAAAGACATATACCGATTTATTTAAGAAGGGTCATTAGCACAATTCCCCCCTTGATCATAATATTATGGGGAGTGAATCCATCCAAAGCACTTGTAGTGAGTCAAGTTGTACTCTCGTTTGGCATCGCGTTTGCCCTAGTGCCATTGATCATGTTTACAAGCAACAAAAAAATCATGGGCAACCTGGTAAACCATAAAATCACCTCGAGCGTCGCTTGGCTTATAGCTGTACTTATCATCGGACTGAACTTGTTCCTGCTTTACGAAACGCTGTTAAGCTAA
- a CDS encoding immunoglobulin-like domain-containing protein translates to MISGAAGKSIPFNSTFNPKTSVKAKDDKDGDLTSAIRVEGKVDTKKVGTYNLTYTVADKAGNVAKVTRKITVYDQVKPVISGAGNKTIKLNSSFNPKTNVSAKDNADGNLTSKIKVTGTVNTKKKGTYTLKYTVTDSSKNAATVTRKITIDGTKPVISGANSKTVGYYSTFNPKSGVSAKDNLDGNLTSKVKVTGTVNTKKKGTYTLKYTITDSSKNTATVTRKITVDSTKPVISGAKSKTIAYNSTFNPKSGVSAKDNLDGSLTNKIKITGTVNTKKKGTYTLTYTVTDKSKNKAEVKRKITVK, encoded by the coding sequence GTGATTTCTGGGGCTGCCGGTAAATCCATTCCATTCAACTCCACTTTCAATCCTAAAACCAGCGTAAAGGCGAAGGATGATAAAGATGGTGACTTAACGAGTGCCATACGTGTGGAAGGTAAGGTGGATACCAAGAAAGTGGGCACCTATAATTTGACTTATACGGTAGCTGACAAGGCTGGGAATGTTGCCAAGGTCACAAGGAAGATAACCGTTTATGATCAAGTCAAGCCGGTGATTTCAGGTGCCGGGAATAAAACCATCAAACTTAATTCTTCATTCAATCCAAAAACAAACGTGAGTGCCAAGGATAACGCCGATGGCAACTTGACTAGTAAAATCAAAGTGACGGGTACAGTGAATACGAAGAAAAAGGGGACCTATACATTGAAGTATACGGTCACCGATTCATCGAAAAATGCAGCGACAGTCACAAGAAAGATCACGATAGATGGCACCAAGCCAGTCATCTCGGGAGCCAATAGCAAAACCGTTGGCTATTATTCGACATTCAATCCTAAATCAGGCGTATCTGCGAAAGATAACCTGGATGGTAACTTGACTAGTAAAGTCAAAGTGACAGGTACGGTGAATACAAAGAAAAAGGGAACGTATACATTAAAGTATACAATCACTGATTCATCGAAAAATACTGCGACAGTCACAAGAAAGATTACGGTAGACAGCACCAAGCCGGTCATTTCCGGTGCCAAAAGCAAAACCATTGCCTATAACTCGACATTCAATCCTAAATCAGGTGTATCCGCGAAAGATAATCTTGATGGAAGTTTAACAAATAAGATCAAAATAACAGGGACTGTGAATACGAAGAAAAAAGGCACCTATACATTGACTTACACAGTTACGGATAAATCGAAGAACAAGGCAGAAGTAAAAAGGAAAATCACAGTTAAATAG